In the genome of Polaribacter atrinae, one region contains:
- a CDS encoding amidase family protein, with product MESQIHKIHQQLVNKEISCTKLVQERLDLLKSNTHNTVNSLLDTLALELAAKVDAKIANGQEIGLLEGIPFGIKDVYMVQGTLTTASSDLLKKYKSPYTATAIQKLFDAGAIPLVKENCDSFGHGSSSENTIFGAVKNAINTDLVSGGSSGGSAVNVAKDFTVFSIGGDTGGSVRQPAGYNNVYGLKPTYGRISRFGLMAYASSTDCVGPIAKSIEDIRIVLNVMSGQDIKDQTTYQSEAISEENILNADDIKTVGYFKNFIENDAIDAKVKSDFLATIEKIKAKGIEVKELDFFESDTLVSTYYTLAMAETASNLSRLDGTNYGNRIEGDSLKDTYSITRSENFSEESKRRIVGGNQVLSQGFSDEIYLKGLNVRDQIIANFEKDFKEVAIILSPVTPNSPPKIGDSLKDPLAMYLSDAYTVGFSLGQLPTLTVPQGTETGLQITAAKNNDELVLKFANFLKDTI from the coding sequence ATGGAATCGCAAATACATAAAATTCATCAGCAATTGGTGAACAAAGAAATTTCGTGTACAAAACTGGTACAAGAAAGATTAGATTTATTAAAATCGAACACACACAATACGGTCAATTCCCTTTTAGATACCTTGGCGCTAGAATTAGCTGCTAAAGTAGATGCTAAAATTGCAAACGGACAAGAAATTGGTTTGTTAGAAGGAATTCCATTCGGAATTAAAGATGTGTACATGGTGCAAGGAACTTTAACAACGGCAAGTTCAGATTTATTAAAAAAATACAAATCGCCATATACGGCAACTGCTATTCAGAAATTATTTGATGCAGGTGCAATACCGTTAGTAAAAGAAAATTGTGATTCTTTTGGACACGGTTCTTCTTCTGAAAACACCATTTTCGGAGCCGTTAAAAACGCAATCAATACAGATTTAGTTTCTGGAGGTTCTAGTGGAGGTTCTGCAGTAAATGTTGCCAAAGACTTTACGGTATTTTCAATTGGTGGAGATACGGGAGGTTCTGTTCGTCAACCGGCAGGTTATAATAATGTCTACGGATTAAAACCAACGTACGGAAGAATTTCTAGATTCGGATTAATGGCATACGCATCTTCTACAGATTGTGTTGGCCCAATTGCAAAATCGATAGAAGATATTAGAATTGTTTTAAATGTGATGAGTGGTCAAGATATTAAAGATCAAACTACCTATCAATCGGAAGCTATATCAGAAGAGAATATTTTAAATGCTGATGACATAAAAACTGTTGGATACTTTAAAAATTTCATCGAAAATGATGCGATTGATGCCAAAGTAAAATCGGACTTTTTAGCAACCATAGAAAAAATAAAAGCCAAAGGAATTGAAGTAAAAGAATTAGATTTCTTTGAGTCTGATACCTTAGTTTCTACCTACTATACTTTAGCAATGGCAGAAACGGCATCGAATCTATCTCGATTAGATGGTACCAATTACGGAAATAGAATAGAAGGAGATAGTTTAAAAGATACGTATTCTATTACACGATCAGAAAATTTCTCTGAAGAATCTAAACGTAGAATTGTTGGTGGAAACCAAGTATTATCTCAAGGTTTTTCTGATGAAATTTACTTAAAAGGATTAAATGTAAGAGATCAAATTATAGCTAATTTTGAAAAAGATTTTAAAGAGGTTGCTATTATTTTATCACCAGTAACACCAAATTCGCCACCAAAAATTGGCGATAGTTTAAAAGATCCTTTAGCAATGTATTTGTCTGATGCGTATACGGTTGGTTTTAGTTTAGGGCAATTGCCAACGTTAACAGTACCACAAGGAACAGAAACAGGATTACAAATTACGGCAGCAAAAAATAATGACGAACTTGTTTTGAAGTTTGCTAACTTCTTAAAAGATACGATATAA
- the gatB/aspS gene encoding bifunctional amidotransferase subunit GatB/aspartate--tRNA ligase AspS has translation MELEQLNELIKKHDLELVIGIETHVRLNTKSKLFCSCANQEIEQPNQNICSVCTGQMGVLPSINKEAITKAIYFGKAVKSTFSNEVISWDRKHYEYPDNPKNIQITQFHNPVIPDGQVSCYRNDGSQFTVSLTQTHIEEDAAKLMHEKKVSLVDFNKAGVPLIEIVTDPCIRHIEDASTYAQYIQRIVQNLKISEANLEKGEFKSDVSVSLRKKHTYDLNPRTEIKNLNSFKFMVDALKEEIEKQLSYYVENKAFRPDQTTVLWDADLKQTKTMRKKEFEADYRFISEPDLPFVNIKKAVDSIHVDISSLPFAVESILIKGGVLPQDAKFFTADSLRSEVFVAINNKINDASFVAKTLVNNIGADEYENIHSVDQLAEIFQLFKDDKITSVLVQNGITSYLKDRTFDYNKYFEDNTISEDKIKDAVKKVIAENEATANDIKAGNQGKAGILVGKVIGIIGKGASGKVIRQEILNACSADVKTTKSAAVADESKATSDQPKAKIEEETLPQVPIIIKEEYRTHKISQISEDSINDEVTLSGWVSSVRDHGELIFIDLRDSSNQVFQVRLSKETFPNLDELVKLKSESVISVTGVVVQRNEDDYNAGLRTGKLELETSALDILNLSKTLPFEIKRAMKSNENVRFQYKFLDHRNDEVRKAIVNRHKVIKLMRDILDEEEFLEIETPILTAGTDEGAREFIVPTRKQAGSFYTLPQAPQQFKQMLMVGGFEKYFQIARCFRDEDSRGDRQPEFTQLDIEMAYASMQQIIDLNTKMFNEIVKKIYGKKWVLHPFEVITYKNAMDKYGCDRPDLRYGLQMQDITDIVKDTTFQVFSKPIEEGGIVKCIKVSAAEQGNKRASKGQIENLTAIAQQNGLGGLAYIIVNENDLQSPIIKFLGEEIAANIIKATDAKVGDIVFFSAADYATANKALDAVRQEMGRIFKLINPKELRPAWVVDFPMFEKTDEGRWTFTHNPFSMPAIYDLEKHMTGEGEEIGAIIAQQYDLILNGYEIGGGSVRAHKSEILEATYKNMGYDKEEMMKSVGTMYKAFQYGAPPHGGIAWGVDRLMMILEKKASIREVMAFPKTGSSEDLLFNAPSILSDKKVEEMNVRIIRK, from the coding sequence ATGGAACTGGAACAATTAAATGAGCTTATAAAAAAGCACGACTTAGAGTTAGTAATCGGTATTGAAACGCACGTTCGATTAAATACAAAATCAAAGTTATTCTGTTCTTGTGCAAATCAAGAAATAGAGCAACCAAACCAAAATATATGTTCGGTTTGTACTGGACAAATGGGAGTTTTACCTTCTATTAATAAAGAAGCAATTACCAAAGCTATTTATTTCGGTAAGGCAGTAAAATCTACTTTCTCAAACGAAGTAATTTCTTGGGATCGTAAACATTATGAATACCCAGATAACCCAAAGAACATTCAAATTACACAGTTTCACAATCCTGTAATACCAGATGGACAAGTTTCTTGTTATAGAAATGACGGTTCGCAATTTACAGTGAGTTTAACACAAACTCATATAGAGGAAGATGCTGCAAAATTAATGCACGAAAAGAAAGTATCTTTAGTCGATTTTAACAAAGCGGGAGTTCCGTTAATAGAAATTGTAACAGATCCTTGTATTCGTCATATAGAAGATGCATCTACGTATGCACAGTACATTCAGCGTATTGTTCAGAATTTAAAAATATCTGAAGCAAATCTTGAAAAAGGAGAGTTTAAATCGGATGTTTCTGTATCGCTTCGTAAAAAACACACGTATGATTTAAACCCAAGAACAGAAATCAAAAACTTAAATTCTTTTAAGTTTATGGTAGATGCTTTAAAGGAAGAAATTGAAAAGCAATTAAGTTATTACGTAGAAAATAAAGCGTTTAGACCAGACCAAACAACGGTTTTATGGGATGCAGATTTAAAGCAGACTAAAACCATGCGTAAAAAGGAATTTGAAGCAGATTATCGTTTTATTTCTGAGCCAGATTTACCTTTTGTAAACATCAAGAAAGCTGTAGATAGTATACATGTTGATATTAGTTCTTTGCCTTTTGCAGTAGAATCTATTTTGATAAAAGGTGGCGTTTTACCACAAGATGCTAAGTTTTTTACAGCAGATTCTTTACGTTCAGAAGTTTTTGTTGCCATCAATAATAAAATAAATGATGCTTCTTTTGTTGCCAAAACATTGGTAAATAATATTGGAGCAGATGAGTATGAGAATATTCATAGTGTAGATCAATTAGCTGAGATTTTTCAATTATTTAAAGATGATAAAATAACGTCTGTTTTAGTGCAAAACGGAATTACATCGTATTTAAAAGATAGAACTTTCGATTACAACAAGTATTTTGAAGACAATACTATTTCTGAAGATAAAATTAAAGATGCCGTTAAAAAAGTAATTGCAGAAAACGAAGCAACAGCAAACGATATTAAAGCAGGAAACCAAGGAAAAGCAGGTATTCTTGTTGGTAAAGTTATTGGTATTATTGGTAAAGGCGCATCAGGGAAAGTAATTCGTCAAGAAATATTAAATGCTTGTTCTGCGGATGTTAAAACGACTAAGAGTGCAGCAGTAGCTGATGAGTCAAAAGCAACTAGTGATCAGCCAAAGGCAAAAATAGAAGAAGAAACGTTACCTCAAGTTCCTATTATTATAAAAGAGGAATACAGAACACATAAAATTTCTCAAATATCAGAAGATTCAATTAATGATGAGGTTACTTTATCTGGTTGGGTTTCTAGTGTTAGAGATCATGGTGAATTAATTTTTATTGATTTACGCGATTCTAGCAATCAAGTTTTTCAAGTACGTTTAAGTAAAGAGACATTTCCTAATTTAGATGAGCTTGTAAAGTTAAAATCAGAATCTGTAATTTCTGTTACCGGAGTTGTAGTTCAAAGAAATGAAGATGATTATAATGCAGGTTTAAGAACGGGTAAGTTAGAATTAGAAACGTCTGCTTTAGATATTTTAAACTTATCTAAAACGCTTCCTTTTGAAATAAAAAGAGCAATGAAATCGAACGAGAATGTTCGTTTTCAATATAAGTTTTTAGATCATAGAAATGATGAGGTTCGTAAAGCAATTGTAAACCGTCATAAAGTAATCAAGCTAATGCGTGATATCTTAGACGAAGAAGAGTTTTTAGAAATTGAAACACCTATTTTAACGGCAGGTACAGACGAAGGAGCAAGAGAATTTATTGTGCCTACAAGAAAACAAGCAGGTTCTTTTTATACGCTTCCACAAGCACCACAACAGTTTAAACAAATGTTAATGGTTGGTGGTTTTGAAAAATATTTTCAAATAGCACGTTGTTTTAGGGATGAAGATTCTCGTGGAGACAGACAACCAGAATTTACACAATTAGATATAGAAATGGCGTACGCAAGTATGCAGCAAATTATCGATTTAAACACCAAAATGTTTAATGAGATTGTGAAGAAAATCTATGGTAAAAAATGGGTTTTACATCCTTTTGAAGTAATTACGTATAAAAACGCAATGGATAAATATGGTTGTGATAGACCAGATTTACGTTACGGATTGCAAATGCAAGACATTACAGATATTGTAAAAGATACTACATTCCAAGTTTTTAGCAAACCTATTGAAGAAGGCGGAATTGTAAAATGTATTAAAGTTTCTGCAGCAGAGCAAGGAAACAAAAGAGCTTCTAAAGGACAAATTGAAAACTTAACTGCCATTGCACAACAAAATGGTTTGGGTGGTTTGGCATATATTATTGTAAATGAAAATGATTTACAATCGCCAATTATTAAGTTTTTAGGAGAAGAAATTGCAGCAAATATTATAAAAGCTACAGATGCTAAAGTTGGAGATATTGTATTTTTCTCAGCAGCAGATTATGCAACAGCAAACAAAGCATTAGATGCGGTTCGTCAAGAAATGGGACGCATTTTTAAATTGATAAATCCGAAAGAATTAAGACCAGCGTGGGTTGTAGATTTCCCAATGTTTGAAAAAACAGATGAAGGAAGATGGACATTTACACACAACCCTTTTTCTATGCCAGCAATCTATGATTTAGAAAAGCACATGACTGGAGAAGGAGAGGAAATAGGAGCTATTATAGCGCAACAATACGATTTAATCTTAAACGGTTATGAGATTGGTGGAGGTTCTGTTCGTGCACATAAATCAGAAATTTTAGAAGCAACCTATAAAAATATGGGTTATGATAAAGAAGAAATGATGAAAAGTGTGGGTACAATGTACAAAGCTTTTCAGTATGGAGCGCCACCTCACGGAGGAATTGCTTGGGGAGTAGACAGATTAATGATGATTTTAGAAAAGAAAGCTTCTATTAGAGAGGTAATGGCTTTTCCTAAAACAGGTTCATCAGAAGATTTATTGTTTAATGCGCCTTCAATTTTATCTGATAAAAAGGTAGAAGAAATGAATGTTAGAATTATAAGGAAATAA
- a CDS encoding anthranilate synthase component I family protein, giving the protein MKKLQFKTIHKKKMADTVTPVGLYLRFRDKYANTLLLEGSDYHSKEESFSFIAVEPIVTMKVDNYQFTVSHKGTQLDEQPINKNFYDLYDNFKDTIALDCPAELKSYNGLYGYTTFDSVQYFENIKFTNKKAPSAIPEMQYSFYRFIIVINHFNDEMTLIENIEEGTASRIHEVETIIDAQAFNTQKFEIVGEETSNVTGDEFKEYVRKAKSHCKRGDVFQLVLSRQFQQEFKGDEFNVYRALRSINPSPYLFYFDYGSFKLMGSSPEAQIKISAGKATINPIAGTFRRTGDMAEDIKLGKKLSEDKKETAEHVMLVDLARNDLSKHADKVTVEVFKEVQYFSHVIHLVSTVRGKIKGNPIEIVGDTFPAGTLSGAPKYKAMELIDKYENQTRGFYGGAVGIIGLDGSVNLAIAIRSFVSKNNVLYSQAGAGIVIHSDEEKELQEVNNKLAALKKALILAENI; this is encoded by the coding sequence ATGAAGAAATTACAATTTAAGACAATTCATAAAAAAAAAATGGCAGATACAGTTACACCAGTTGGGCTGTACTTACGTTTTAGAGATAAATACGCAAACACACTGTTGTTAGAAGGTTCAGATTATCACAGTAAAGAAGAAAGTTTTTCTTTTATTGCAGTAGAACCAATTGTAACGATGAAAGTAGATAATTATCAGTTTACGGTTTCTCATAAAGGAACACAACTAGATGAGCAACCTATCAATAAAAACTTTTACGACTTATACGATAATTTCAAAGACACAATAGCGTTAGATTGTCCGGCCGAATTAAAATCTTACAACGGATTGTATGGTTATACAACCTTCGATTCTGTTCAGTATTTCGAAAACATCAAGTTTACAAACAAGAAAGCACCTTCTGCAATTCCAGAAATGCAATATAGTTTTTACCGTTTTATTATTGTTATTAATCATTTTAATGATGAAATGACACTGATAGAAAATATAGAAGAAGGTACAGCATCTCGCATACATGAAGTAGAAACCATTATAGATGCACAAGCATTTAATACCCAAAAATTCGAAATTGTAGGCGAAGAAACTTCAAATGTTACAGGAGACGAATTTAAAGAATATGTAAGAAAAGCAAAATCACACTGTAAAAGAGGAGATGTTTTTCAACTCGTATTATCACGCCAATTTCAGCAAGAATTTAAAGGAGACGAATTCAATGTCTATAGGGCATTACGTTCTATCAATCCGTCGCCATATTTATTTTATTTCGATTACGGTTCATTCAAATTAATGGGATCTTCACCAGAGGCACAAATTAAAATTTCTGCAGGTAAAGCTACTATCAATCCTATTGCAGGTACGTTTAGAAGAACGGGCGATATGGCAGAAGACATTAAGTTGGGTAAAAAATTATCCGAAGATAAAAAGGAAACGGCAGAACACGTAATGTTGGTAGATTTAGCCCGTAACGATTTAAGCAAACATGCCGATAAAGTTACGGTAGAGGTTTTTAAAGAAGTGCAGTATTTTAGCCACGTAATTCACTTAGTTTCTACGGTTAGAGGTAAGATCAAAGGAAATCCAATAGAAATTGTTGGAGACACTTTTCCTGCCGGAACTTTAAGTGGAGCGCCAAAGTACAAAGCAATGGAGTTGATCGATAAATACGAAAATCAAACCCGTGGTTTTTATGGAGGAGCAGTAGGTATTATCGGTTTAGATGGTTCCGTAAATTTGGCCATTGCCATTCGTTCTTTTGTTAGTAAAAACAACGTTTTATATTCGCAAGCAGGCGCAGGAATCGTTATTCATTCCGACGAAGAAAAAGAATTACAAGAAGTAAATAATAAGTTAGCAGCTTTAAAGAAAGCGTTAATTTTAGCAGAAAATATTTAG
- a CDS encoding anthranilate synthase component II has translation MKILILDNYDSFTYNLVHMVEKITGNFPAVFRNDEISIADVGTYDIIMLSPGPGVPDEAGILKEVIKTYAGIKPIFGVCLGLQAITEVFGGKIINLDDVFHGVATEMRVSDPSATIFKDVPETFMAARYHSWAATDEGFPEEIQVTARDEDGLIQAIEHKIFPISAVQFHPESILTDVGEQLVTNFINSVKK, from the coding sequence ATGAAAATATTAATTTTAGATAATTACGATTCGTTTACCTATAACTTAGTTCATATGGTAGAGAAAATTACAGGAAACTTTCCTGCAGTTTTTAGAAATGACGAAATCAGTATTGCAGATGTAGGCACGTATGATATCATTATGTTATCTCCAGGACCAGGTGTTCCGGATGAAGCAGGAATCTTAAAAGAAGTCATTAAAACATACGCAGGTATAAAACCAATATTCGGAGTTTGTTTAGGTTTACAAGCAATTACAGAAGTTTTCGGAGGAAAAATCATCAATTTAGACGATGTTTTTCACGGAGTTGCCACAGAGATGAGGGTCTCAGACCCTTCAGCCACAATTTTTAAAGATGTTCCAGAAACATTTATGGCGGCACGTTACCATTCTTGGGCAGCAACAGACGAAGGTTTTCCAGAAGAAATACAAGTAACTGCAAGAGATGAAGATGGATTAATTCAGGCAATTGAGCATAAAATATTTCCAATATCTGCGGTTCAGTTTCACCCGGAATCTATTTTAACAGATGTTGGTGAGCAGTTGGTTACTAATTTTATCAATAGTGTAAAAAAGTAA
- the trpD gene encoding anthranilate phosphoribosyltransferase, which yields MKAILNKLYNHERLSKSEAKQILKDIAAEKYNDAHLASFMTVFMMRPITADELAGFRNALIELAVKVDLSDYNTIDIVGTGGDGKDTFNISTLTSFIVAGTGQKVAKHGNYSVSSQSGSSDMLESFGYNFTNDENILREHLEKANICFLHAPKFHPAMKAVSPTRKALALKTFFNMLGPLVNPSSPKNHMLGTFNLEIARLYNYILQEEDINYGIIHALDGYDEISLTSGFKFFTKNGEQIINPEDLGQKRIQQSEIFGGNSVADAAKIFKSILEGKGTEAQNNVVLTNAAFALTIVDETKSFDSAFEEAKSSLFGLKAKQILEKLVSL from the coding sequence ATGAAAGCAATTTTAAACAAATTATATAATCACGAAAGATTGTCTAAATCTGAAGCAAAACAAATCTTAAAAGATATTGCTGCAGAGAAATACAATGATGCGCATTTAGCATCATTTATGACCGTTTTTATGATGCGTCCAATAACAGCAGATGAACTTGCTGGCTTTAGAAATGCGTTAATAGAATTGGCTGTAAAAGTAGATTTATCAGATTATAATACCATAGATATTGTTGGTACAGGTGGAGATGGAAAAGATACATTCAATATCTCTACCTTAACTTCTTTTATTGTTGCAGGAACAGGACAAAAAGTGGCAAAACACGGTAATTATTCGGTGTCTTCTCAGTCTGGTTCTTCCGATATGTTAGAAAGTTTTGGATACAACTTTACCAATGATGAAAACATTTTGAGAGAACATCTAGAGAAAGCAAACATTTGCTTTTTACACGCTCCAAAATTTCATCCTGCAATGAAAGCTGTAAGTCCTACAAGAAAAGCATTGGCGTTAAAAACGTTCTTTAATATGTTAGGTCCTTTGGTAAACCCAAGTTCACCTAAAAACCATATGTTAGGGACTTTTAATTTAGAAATTGCACGTTTGTATAATTATATCTTGCAAGAAGAAGATATCAATTATGGTATTATTCATGCGTTAGATGGTTATGATGAAATATCGTTAACAAGCGGATTCAAGTTCTTTACTAAAAACGGAGAACAAATTATAAATCCAGAAGATTTAGGGCAGAAAAGAATTCAGCAATCAGAAATATTTGGAGGAAATTCAGTTGCAGATGCAGCAAAAATTTTCAAATCTATTTTAGAAGGAAAAGGAACAGAAGCACAGAATAATGTGGTTTTAACAAATGCTGCTTTTGCATTAACTATTGTGGATGAAACAAAATCTTTTGATAGCGCTTTTGAAGAAGCAAAAAGTTCGCTTTTTGGATTGAAAGCAAAACAAATATTAGAAAAATTAGTAAGTTTATAA
- the trpC gene encoding indole-3-glycerol phosphate synthase TrpC — MTILDKIIAFKKKEIAKIKAEVPVQKLVQSPSFGRTTFSLKKSLLEVGSTGIIAEFKRQSPSKGIINDKATIAEVTNGYLDANVAAQSILTDTSFFGGSMADLMEARIINQQKPILRKDFIVDGFQIVEAKAIGADVILLIASCLTATELKNYGNLATDLGLEVLYEIHTQEDLDKINDLDNKIIGINNRNLNTFEVDLEHSIKLAGQIPDTCLKVSESGISDPKIITGLKEFGFQGFLIGENFMKTDNPGEACLDFINQIH; from the coding sequence ATGACAATTTTAGATAAAATAATCGCATTTAAAAAGAAGGAAATAGCTAAGATAAAGGCAGAAGTTCCTGTTCAGAAATTAGTACAAAGTCCTAGTTTTGGAAGAACAACTTTTTCATTAAAAAAATCGTTGCTAGAAGTTGGTTCTACAGGAATTATTGCCGAATTTAAACGTCAATCTCCTTCTAAAGGAATCATTAACGACAAAGCAACTATTGCAGAGGTTACTAATGGGTATTTAGATGCAAATGTAGCGGCACAATCTATCTTAACCGATACTTCTTTTTTTGGAGGTTCTATGGCAGATTTGATGGAAGCAAGAATCATCAACCAACAAAAACCAATATTAAGAAAAGATTTTATTGTTGATGGATTTCAGATTGTAGAAGCAAAAGCAATTGGTGCAGATGTCATTTTATTAATTGCGTCTTGTTTAACAGCAACCGAATTAAAAAACTACGGAAACTTAGCAACAGATTTAGGTTTAGAAGTTTTATATGAAATCCATACACAAGAAGACCTGGATAAAATTAACGATTTAGACAATAAAATTATTGGAATCAATAACAGAAACCTAAATACTTTTGAAGTCGATTTAGAGCACTCTATTAAGTTAGCAGGTCAAATTCCGGATACATGTTTAAAAGTTTCTGAAAGCGGAATTTCTGATCCCAAAATTATTACAGGATTAAAAGAGTTTGGTTTTCAAGGGTTTTTAATTGGAGAAAACTTCATGAAAACGGATAATCCGGGAGAAGCTTGTTTAGATTTTATCAATCAAATACACTAA
- a CDS encoding phosphoribosylanthranilate isomerase: MKLKVCGMKYVENIQQVADLQPDYLGFIFYEKSKRNFEGIIPEFPNSIKKTGVFVNEYIEIVISLVEEYRLEAIQLHGDESVEYVTDLKNQLTERRALFIEENKQIKKKKNQHYISENEVEVIKVFGIKDEFNFDVLKPYLEVVDFFLFDTKGKERGGNGTKFDWSVLEKYPFDIPFFLSGGIGLDDVEEVQKIMKSDLPIYALDVNSQFESKPGVKKIEELEKFKKNVITNVVK; encoded by the coding sequence ATGAAATTAAAGGTTTGCGGAATGAAATATGTAGAAAATATCCAACAAGTTGCGGATTTGCAACCTGATTATTTGGGGTTTATTTTCTATGAAAAATCAAAAAGAAATTTTGAAGGAATTATTCCTGAATTTCCAAATTCGATAAAAAAAACAGGTGTTTTTGTAAATGAATATATCGAGATTGTTATTTCTTTAGTTGAAGAATATAGATTAGAAGCTATTCAGTTACACGGAGATGAATCTGTGGAATATGTTACCGATTTAAAAAATCAGTTAACAGAAAGAAGAGCGTTGTTTATTGAAGAAAATAAGCAAATTAAAAAGAAGAAAAATCAACATTATATTTCTGAAAATGAAGTTGAGGTTATTAAGGTTTTTGGAATTAAAGACGAGTTTAATTTTGATGTATTAAAACCTTATTTAGAAGTTGTAGATTTCTTTTTGTTTGACACTAAAGGAAAGGAAAGAGGAGGAAACGGAACAAAATTCGATTGGTCTGTTTTAGAGAAATATCCTTTTGATATACCTTTCTTTTTAAGTGGAGGAATCGGATTAGATGATGTAGAAGAAGTTCAAAAAATAATGAAATCAGATTTACCTATTTACGCATTAGACGTAAATAGTCAGTTTGAAAGTAAGCCAGGAGTTAAGAAAATAGAAGAATTAGAAAAATTTAAAAAGAACGTCATTACGAACGTAGTGAAGTAA
- the trpB gene encoding tryptophan synthase subunit beta — translation MKSKFHPDKNGYYGQFGGAFIPELLYPNVKELEDNYIQILESDEFQEEYKSLLKDYVGRPSPLYLAKRLSEKYGAFIYLKREDLNHTGAHKVNNTIGQILVAKKLGKTKIIAETGAGQHGVATATVCALMGLECTVFMGEKDIERQAPNVARMKMLGAKVIPALSGSRTLKDATNEAIRYWIQHPETFYLIGSVVGPHPYPDMVARLQAVISEEMKWQLKEKTGKENPDTIIACVGGGSNAAGAFYHYMDDEEVELIAVEASGLGVNSGESAATSQLGQVGIIHGSKTILMQDEYGQIVEPYSISAGLDYPGVGPLHAFLYESKRAKFMNATDKEALAAAYELTRIEGIIPALESAHALAVLSKIKFRKDQVVVVNLSGRGDKDLETYINHLED, via the coding sequence ATGAAATCAAAATTTCACCCAGACAAAAACGGTTATTACGGACAATTTGGAGGCGCATTCATTCCAGAATTGTTATATCCAAATGTGAAAGAATTAGAAGATAATTACATTCAAATATTAGAATCTGATGAGTTTCAAGAAGAATACAAGTCGTTATTAAAAGATTACGTTGGTCGCCCAAGTCCGTTGTATTTGGCAAAACGTTTGTCAGAAAAATATGGCGCTTTTATTTATTTAAAACGAGAAGATTTAAATCATACAGGAGCACATAAAGTAAACAATACTATTGGTCAGATTTTGGTTGCTAAGAAATTAGGGAAGACTAAAATTATTGCAGAAACAGGAGCAGGGCAACATGGTGTTGCTACCGCTACCGTTTGTGCTTTAATGGGCTTAGAGTGTACTGTTTTTATGGGAGAGAAAGACATTGAGCGTCAAGCTCCAAATGTTGCTCGTATGAAAATGTTGGGTGCAAAAGTAATTCCTGCTTTAAGCGGAAGTAGAACATTAAAAGATGCAACAAATGAAGCAATTCGTTATTGGATTCAGCATCCTGAAACTTTTTATTTAATTGGTTCTGTTGTTGGTCCGCATCCGTATCCAGATATGGTTGCTCGTCTACAAGCAGTAATTTCAGAAGAAATGAAATGGCAGCTAAAAGAGAAAACAGGTAAAGAAAATCCGGATACAATTATAGCTTGTGTTGGTGGAGGTTCTAATGCTGCTGGTGCTTTTTATCACTATATGGATGATGAAGAGGTAGAATTAATAGCAGTAGAAGCTTCTGGTTTAGGAGTTAATTCTGGTGAAAGTGCTGCCACTTCTCAATTAGGACAAGTAGGAATTATTCATGGTTCTAAAACCATTTTAATGCAAGATGAATACGGACAAATTGTTGAACCTTATTCTATTTCAGCAGGTTTAGATTATCCTGGAGTTGGTCCGTTACATGCCTTTTTATATGAAAGTAAAAGAGCTAAATTTATGAATGCAACAGATAAAGAAGCTTTGGCTGCCGCTTATGAATTAACTAGAATAGAAGGAATTATTCCTGCTTTAGAAAGCGCACATGCTTTGGCTGTGTTATCTAAAATTAAATTTAGAAAAGACCAAGTTGTAGTGGTAAATTTATCGGGTAGAGGAGATAAAGATTTAGAAACGTATATCAATCATTTAGAGGATTAA